In Plasmodium yoelii strain 17X genome assembly, chromosome: 6, one DNA window encodes the following:
- a CDS encoding PIR protein codes for MDKQVCRILISISNSISKKLDTNKNYQIVINERDLNSYCSGNSCDNDLDKINAGCLYLFDAFFKNSHLFNSVAKSNTNIVEYIIIWLSYMLNLKEQLGKTNLQYFYEIYIQGGDKYKNSITGVTGYNSYKDLIDNKIDLINMDMSIVPKLYDAFYTLCMMYLEFDEESRNCNKNSRRAKEFAEKYKKLKDEYNIIEGGPYYKLLSTLSKDYDNFKKKCSDVSCKDIPPLQSIEKAEINVNFHEQSKLTSPQTSEDTSSSSVTNKLFIVLSIFGAIAFLLGISYKYSLFGFRKRFQKQKLREKIKNIKKRMAH; via the exons ATGGATAAGcaagtg TGTAGAATACTCATTTCTATAAGTAACTCGATTTCCAAAAAATTGGACACGAATAAAAACTATCAAATTGTTATTAATGAAAGGGATTTAAATAGTTATTGTTCTGGTAATAGTTGTGATAATGATCTCGACaaaattaatgctggatgtttatatttgtttgatgCATTCTTTAAGAATTCTCATTTGTTTAATTCTGTTGCCAAAAGTAACACCAACATTGTTGAATACATTatcatatggttaagttatatgttaaacctaaagGAACAGTTAGGAAAGACCAAtctacaatatttttatgaaatatatatacaggGTGGTGATAAgtataaaaattctataacTGGTGTTACGGGGTATAATAgttataaggatcttatagataataaaattgatttGATAAATATGGATATGAGCATTGTAcctaaattatatgatgcattttatacattaTGTATGATGTATCTTGAATTTGATGAAGAAAGTCGAAATTGCAATAAAAATTCGAGAAGAGCTAAAGAATTTgctgaaaaatataaaaaacttaAGGAcgaatataatattattgaaGGTGGTccatattataaattattgtctACACTATCAAaggattatgataattttaaaaagaaatgtAGTGATGTTAGTTGTAAGGATATTCCACCCCTTCAATCAATTGAAAAAGCAGAAATTAATGTAAATTTTCATGAACAGTCTAAACTAACTTCTCCACAAACTTCTGAAGATACATCAAGTTCATCGGTAACAAACAAATTGTTTATAGTTTtgtcgatatttggtgcaatagcatttttgttaggaatttcttataag tattcgttatttggatttcggaaacgatttcaaaaacaaaaattaagagaaaaaataaaaaatataaagaagagaatggctcattaa
- a CDS encoding PIR protein, with amino-acid sequence MNKEMCKEFKSVREWISDELKDKESYEIKDDKFLNDYCDNKRCENDFDLISAGCLYLLDQFYSDSGVLPSPSKSNPYIVDYILIWLSYMLNLKKSEENIIDTFYNNYINTCGKYKTEKSEFNYHDHDNYKGLIDKRKEFLYMDRNIVTKFYEAFKSLCNLYNELDYEKKNCENYLDDNNEFFNKYEELKKNTSIADRSPYKEILFTLSTDYDDFKKECNSILSYLSAKTKEKPGQTLLDSSGQYVDSLGQGVDSFEQYVDNPDITSSSSSIVSKLIPVLLIFGAIAIFLGISYKYSLFGFRKRFQKQKLREKLKK; translated from the exons atgaataaggaaatg TGTAAAGAGTTCAAGAGTGTAAGGGAATGGATTTCCGATGAATTGAAAGATAAAGAAAGCTATGAAATTAAAGatgataaatttttaaatgattatTGTGATAATAAGCGATGTGAAAATGATTTCGATTTAATAAGTGCTGGATGCTTATATTTGTTGGATCAATTCTATAGCGATTCTGGTGTGTTACCCTCTCCTTCAAAAAGTAACCCCTATATTGTTGATTACattttgatatggttaagttatatgttaaacctaaagAAAAGTGAAGAAAACATTATAGAtactttttataataattacatAAATACTTGTGGTAAGTATAAGACGGAAAAAAGTGAATTTAATTATCATGATCATGATAATTATAAGGGTCTTATAGATAAAAGAAAGGAATTTTTGTATATGGATCGTAATATTGTaactaaattttatgaagcatttaaatcattatgtaaccTGTATAATGAACTtgattatgaaaaaaaaaattgcgAGAATTATTtggatgataataatgaattttttaataaatatgaagaGCTTAAGAAAAATACTAGTATTGCTGATAGAAGTccatataaagaaatattgtttactttatcaactgattatGATGATTTTAAAAAGGAATGTAACAGTATTTTATCCTATCTATCGGcaaaaacaaaagaaaaacCTGGACAAACTCTTTTAGATAGTTCTGGACAATATGTAGATAGTTTAGGACAAGGTGTAGATAGTTTTGAACAATATGTAGATAATCCTGATAttacatcatcaagttcatCGATAGTaagcaaattaattccagttttattgatatttggtgcaatagcaatttttttgggaatttcttataag tattcattatttggatttcggaaacgatttcaaaaacaaaaattaagagaaaagctaaaaaaataa
- a CDS encoding PIR protein: MNSKVCESINTIDKYFDDDSKNPGEYNFMELLNSFLSDCNCSSDEEKIISGFIMLLNTLEDLESDKIVECASLWLSYKLNQKTQNGTTKLYDFYNENIITNSCYKGNISTASGQDINTDVIENKIKSMNMDIKDISNFYDAFKSLCNMYSEIGEKTNTKCNKCLENAGEFFEKCEKVKNVFDITKGSSYLQLWLSLSKDYKDFENNYNSIWCEDGIPLVTCSRSSVTKNTLISIAIIFVAASILLGVSYKYSLFGFRKRSQKQHLREKLKK; the protein is encoded by the exons ATGAATTCTAAAGTG tGTGAATCAATTAATACGATCGATAAGTATTTTGATGATGATTCGAAAAACCCGGgtgaatataattttatggaATTATTAAATAGTTTTTTATCTGATTGTAACTGTAGTAGTGATGAAGAAAAGATTATCTCTGGTTTTATAATGTTACTAAATACGCTTGAAGATTTAGAAAGTGATAAAATTGTTGAATGCGCTAgtttatggttaagttataaactaaatcaaaaaacacaaaatggAACCACCAAATTATacgatttttataatgaaaatataataacaaatagTTGTTATAAGGGGAATATATCTACTGCTAGTGGTCAGGATATTAATACGGAtgttatagaaaataaaataaaatcgatgaatatggatattaaagatatatctaatttttatgatgcatttaaatcattatgcaACATGTATAGTGAAATTGGTGAAAAAACAAATACTAAATGCAATAAATGTTTAGAAAATGCTGgagaattttttgaaaaatgtgaaaaagttaaaaacGTTTTTGATATTACTAAAGGAAGTTCTTATTTACAACTATGGTTAAGTTTATCAAAAGATTATAaagattttgaaaataattataatagtaTTTGGTGTGAGGATGGCATACCACTTGTAACTTGTTCACGAAGTTcagtaacaaaaaatacactaatttcaattgcaattatatttgttgcagcatcaattttattgggagtttcttataag tattcgttatttggatttcggaaacgatctcaaaaacaacatttaagagaaaagctaaaaaaataa
- a CDS encoding fam-a protein, which produces MNKGYIKIALAFLSLAGYIQNIAFATEHAADVASETNPAPQKILSEEFGDLACEDINEIDVAIDHANESSILLLKLSETGTDDYSTYSKENESKNIYFKKIGNMDIGRFHLTIPSASKYSDVVENIWDFNHTKKYDYKFIKGNLARVYSKYLIIFEKLNIDPNYSPLIKKYVLAAKVIHSNDTTVIVCPSRPLNYLGKFDDEPNMKEILENTQPIQTDIDAEEALIKLGTNIAGFVIKKRDDNVQVTYINAIYDSGNSTEYADDKRDRNRAYVNILRLEPHLI; this is translated from the exons atgaataaaggATATATTAAGATTGCCTTGGCATTTTTAAGTCTCGCAggatatatacaaaatatagcATTTGCAACCGAACATGCTGCAGATGTTGCTAGTGAGACCAACCCCGCCCcccaaaaaatatt ATCTGAGGAATTCGGAGATTTGGCATGTGAAGACATTAATGAAATTGATGTCGCAATAGATCATGCAAACGAATCATCAATACTTTTACTAAAACTTTCTGAGACTGGTACAGACGATTATTCGACATATtctaaagaaaatgaaagcaaaaatatatattttaagaaaattggaaatatggATATTGGAAGATTTCATCTTACGATCCCATCCGCCTCTAAG taCTCTGATGTAGTAGAGAACATCTGGGATTTCAATCACACCAAAAAATACGATTACAAGTTTATTAAGg gaaaTCTTGCTCGCGTATACTccaaatatttaattatctTTGAAAAACTTAACATAGATCCTAATTATTCACCcctcataaaaaaatatgttttagcCGCAAAAGTTATA CATTCAAATGACACAACTGTAATTGTATGTCCTTCAAGGCCTTTAAATTATCTCGGTAAATTTGATGATGAACCTAATATGAAAGAAATATTAGAAAATACTCAACCAATCCAAACTGACATTGATGCTGAGGAAGCATTAATTAAATTGGGTACTAACATAGCCGGATTTGTAATTAAAAAGCGCGACGATAACGTTCAAGTTACTTATATCAATGCT ATTTATGATTCTGGCAATTCTACCGAATATGCCGACGATAAAAGAGATAGAAATCGTGCATATGTAAATATCCTAAGGTTAGAACCGCATTTAATCTAG
- a CDS encoding PIR protein — protein MSEDHTNSKEYAVVSTSKICDTFDNLRTFFPDELNNSGDYIIKGRQYKTHFCKSNYTDVDKINGYILWLFNSILNGIYNCESKESCVTVGVVYILGWLSYKLDQKTENKVIKLNDFYTMYIENGKEYKQSIENVKGYKQSIENYMEYKTYKEIIDKNKKLMDVDIKVISKFYDLFNNLCKMYNELSKVRSKSEEYLKYVNNFADNYNILFNDANSNLFKQVLSAASYDYNYIKNTSNVESIIKQFPELITEKKTQITLSSDEAKTVSSNGMPSPSSDTKVSDSETEVLHSENELSNSETAQSIPLVINKLIPIPFIFVVTLILLGIVYKYSLFGFRKRSQKQYLIKKLKK, from the exons ATGTCAGAAGATCATACGAATAGCAAAGAATACGCCGTTGTATCGACCAGCAAGATT TGTGATACGTTTGATAATTTGAGAACATTTTTTCCTGATGAATTGAACAATTCTGGagattatattattaaagggAGACAATACAAAACACATTTTTGTAAATCAAATTATACCGATgtagataaaattaatggcTATATCTTATGGTTATTCAATAGTATTTTAAatggtatatataattgtgaGTCTAAAGAAAGCTGTGTTACTGTGGGggttgtatatatattgggATGGCTAAGTTATAAGTTAGATCAAAAAACAGAAAACAAAGTCATCAAATTAAACGATTTCTATACTatgtatatagaaaatgGGAAGGAGTATAAACAGTCTATAGAAAATGTGAAGGGGTATAAACAGTCTATAGAAAATTATATGGaatataaaacttataaggaaattatagataaaaataagaaattGATGGATGTTGATATTAAAgttatatctaaattttatgatctatttaataatttgtgtaaaatgtataatgAGCTTTCAAAGGTGAGGAGTAAAAGCGaggaatatttaaaatatgttaataattttgctgataattataatattctttttAATGATGCAAActctaatttatttaaacaaGTACTATCTGCTGCATCATAcgattataattatataaaaaatacatcAAATGTTGAAtctataataaaacaatttcCAGAACTTATAacggaaaaaaaaacacaaattaCTTTAAGTTCTGATGAAGCAAAAACTGTCTCCTCGAATGGAATGCCATCACCAAGTTCTGATACTAAAGTATCAGATTCTGAAACTGAAGTATTACATTCTGAAAATGAATTATCAAATTCTGAAACGGCACAATCAATTCCATTGGTAATAAATAAACTAATTCCAAttccatttatatttgttgtaacattaattttattaggaATTGtatataag tattcgttatttggatttcggaaacgatcccaaaaacaatatttaataaaaaagctaaaaaaataa
- a CDS encoding PIR protein: MDDETACDLFYEADKLLNGSTDIHKEINSFPEYLRYCPNNRPCSNRVEGIGALSGYLFTALNNDDNVYSEYFMMWLAHNLFKIAQKIKNSNANEITLSSAYEQYLKKNMGNFENLNILNNLMTLQNVNLRHMSELYTLLNHICNTIAYYKKNNEKHKNLSRNSIKCLNQYRTLYNVFSGNDTYLSLLQKLKKIYDDFRTAAIENDADKKYNIEKRLLELTKMNERNNEQNINLQNTANKTSTQRKEPKNSRRYQGKSIKLTKESLSSKSKGQALPEDLPKALAQIQHPPQHQNQALPKDQHQALPKDQHQALPKDQHQALPKDQHQALPKDQSQIKQKQQLEPEKKSESQNKGNETLHHALSKIQKQQQVEGEQKIEGQNVGEQNVEGKQNVGEQKVEGQKVGEQKEEGQKVGEQKLGEQKLGEQKVGEQKLGEQKVGEQKVEGKQKVEGKQNVGEQKLGEQKVGEQKVGEQKVGEQKVEPQNKKNEALQQVLSTIKQKLQLEPEKNPKPEKKTESQNNENEALKKEVPKIQQAPVQPEEPAPGLQELPPAQQPQQPEAPQDPAPAIPVQPEAPPIPAQQPGIPAAPQPAPAPGIPVPQPPPGIPEQPPGIPVPQPPGIPVPQPPPVPIPVPQPPPVPIPVPPLPVPEIPQPPQAVPEVPQPPQAVPEVPQPPQAVPEIPQPPPQIPVPQPPPQIPEIPQPPQAVPEVPQPPQAVPEIPQPPLPVPEIPQPPQAVPEIPQPPQAVPEIPQPPLPVPEIPQPPQAVPEIPQPPLPVPEIPQPPLPVPEIPQPPQAVPEIPQPPLPVPEIPQPLAQVLQQYQQLLQQNQQPHQPPHQPPLHQPPHQPPHQPPLHQPPHQPPHQPPHQEPHQEPLHQPPHQPPHQPPHQPQQEPQQEPPHQPQQEPQQEPQQEPPHQPQQEPQQEPPHQPPHQPQQEPPHQPPHQPQQEPPHQPPHQPPHQPPHQPQQEPPHQPPHQPQQEPPHQPPHQPPHQPPHQPPHQPPHQPPHQPPHQPPHQPPHQPPHQPPHQPPHQPQAQRQEQAQAQRQEQAQAQRQEQAQAQRQEQAQAQRQEQAQAQRQEQAQAQRQEQAQAQRQEQAQAQRQEQAQAQRQEQAQAQRQEQAQAQRQEQAQAQRQEQAQAQRQEQALREEVQQQQEEVQQQQEEVQQQPHEDIQIHQVIQQPLQPQLEAQHLRQPKEDIQIQQVIQKPLPQLEAQHLRQPQSQYTKKNKSDSYCVSKNKEYNFNDPKCQLKYEKKFENPKENDTQEEQKDHEINEKNNEQNINIQNKADKPSNQREEPSVSKGAPKFSGSEPENSGRSQGKSLKPPKENLSMESKDQALLKDLYQVLPQALKKQHPELEKNPQAKKSPELQNKENETQSKPQDKDHEAEQKSHDKEDVAQEKSQDKGDITQSPSTQRKSLTKRETTKKNTEMEFLYDLYKQYFSSFYKNCTDYGNRLYETASTSLTKGYSAFNNFANDLINQSNKVNVTSPPIDNSIQLKDSRNDPPSSDDTSEMLSPPSKESIDKKTEGENHETNSEGKIQETISEGGNQENKSEGGIQGKEPEGGNQGKEHEGKGKISETKQSTPIPTPEEPSDDSINIILDRGIEEPPSEMEVQKGIFEIGFLDVFKGYKLFVYLVIIIFIPIILTLMYRDLGREKKKKKNIKKVIKLSDENNTEMLQYIP; this comes from the exons ATGGATGACGAAACAGcg tgcgatttattttatgaagcTGATAAGCTTTTGAATGGTAGTACTGACATACATAAGGAAATCAATAGTTTCCCAGAATACCTTCGATATTGCCCCAATAATAGACCATGTTCAAATAGGGTTGAAGGTATTGGTGCTTTGAGCGGGTATTTATTTACGGCGTTAAACAATGATGACAACGTGTATTCTGAATATTTTATGATGTGGTTAgctcataatttatttaagatagcccaaaaaataaaaaatagtaacGCCAATGAAATTACTTTAAGTTCCGCTTATGAACaatatttaaagaaaaatatggGTAATTTTGAGaatttgaatattttaaataatctaATGACTTTGCAAAATGTTAATCTTAGGCATATGAGTGAATTGTATACGCTACTTAACCATATATGTAATACGATtgcatattataaaaaaaataatgaaaaacataaaaacCTTTCTCGAAATTCTATCAAATGTCTTAATCAATATAGAACCCTTTACAACGTTTTTTCTGGAAATGATACATATCTATCTCTATtgcaaaaattaaaaaaaatatatgacgATTTTAGAACTGCTGCTATTGAGAATGATgctgataaaaaatataatatagaaaaacgTCTTCTAGAACTTACAAAAATGAATGAGAGGAATAATGAACAAAACATCAATCTACAAAATACAGCGAATAAAACATCAACTCAAAGAAAGGAACCAAAAAATAGTAGAAGATACCAAGGAAAGTCTATAAAGCTAACAAAAGAAAGTTTATCATCGAAATCGAAAGGTCAAGCACTACCTGAAGATCTACCTAAAGCGCTAGCTCAAATACAGCATCCACCTCAACATCAAAATCAAGCACTACCTAAAGATCAACACCAAGCACTACCTAAAGATCAACATCAAGCACTACCTAAAGATCAACATCAAGCACTACCTAAAGATCAACATCAAGCACTACCTAAAGATCAATCtcaaataaaacaaaaacaacAGCTAGAACCAGAAAAAAAATCAGAATCACAAAATAAAGGGAATGAGACACTACATCACGCACTATCtaaaatacaaaaacaaCAACAGGTAGAAGGGGAACAAAAGATAGAAGGACAAAATGTAGGAGAACAAAATGTAGAAGGAAAACAAAATGTAGGAGAACAAAAGGTAGAAGGACAAAAGGTAGGAGAACAAAAGGAAGAAGGACAAAAGGTAGGAGAACAAAAATTAGGAGAACAAAAATTAGGAGAACAAAAGGTAGGAGAACAAAAATTAGGAGAACAAAAGGTAGGAGAACAAAAGGTAGAAGGAAAACAAAAGGTAGAAGGAAAACAAAATGTAGGAGAACAAAAATTAGGAGAACAAAAGGTAGGAGAACAAAAGGTAGGAGAACAAAAGGTAGGAGAACAAAAGGTAGAAccacaaaataaaaagaatgaGGCACTACAGCAAGTACTATCtacaataaaacaaaaacTACAGCTAGAACCAGAAAAAAATCCAAAgccagaaaaaaaaacagaatcACAAAATAATGAGAATGAAGCACTAAAGAAAGAAGTACCTAAAATACAACAAGCACCAGTACAACCAGAAGAGCCAGCACCAGGATTACAAGAACTACCGCCAGCACAACAACCACAACAACCAGAAGCACCACAAGATCCAGCACCAGCAATACCAGTACAACCAGAAGCACCACCAATACCAGCACAACAACCAGGAATACCAGCAGCACCACAACCAGCACCAGCACCAGGAATACCAGTACCACAACCACCACCAGGAATACCAGAACAACCACCAGGAATACCAGTACCACAACCACCAGGAATACCAGTACCACAACCACCACCAGTACCAATACCAGTACCACAACCACCACCAGTACCAATACCAGTACCACCACTACCAGTACCAGAAATACCACAACCACCACAAGCAGTACCAGAAGTACCACAACCACCACAAGCAGTACCAGAAGTACCACAACCACCACAAGCAGTACCAGAAATACCACAACCACCACCACAAATACCAGTACCACAACCACCACCACAAATACCAGAAATACCACAACCACCACAAGCAGTACCAGAAGTACCACAACCACCACAAGCAGTACCAGAAATACCACAACCACCACTACCAGTACCAGAAATACCACAACCACCACAAGCAGTACCAGAAATACCACAACCACCACAAGCAGTACCAGAAATACCACAACCACCACTACCAGTACCAGAAATACCACAACCACCACAAGCAGTACCAGAAATACCACAACCACCACTACCAGTACCAGAAATACCACAACCACCACTACCAGTACCAGAAATACCACAACCACCACAAGCAGTACCAGAAATACCACAACCACCACTACCAGTACCAGAAATACCACAACCACTAGCACAAGTACTACAACAATACCAGCAACTATTACAACAAAACCAACAACCACATCAACCACCACATCAACCACCACTACATCAACCACCACATCAACCACCACATCAACCACCACTACATCAACCACCACATCAACCACCACATCAACCACCACATCAAGAACCACATCAAGAACCACTACATCAACCACCACATCAACCACCACATCAACCACCACATCAACCACAACAAGAACCACAACAAGAACCACCACATCAACCACAACAAGAACCACAACAAGAACCACAACAAGAACCACCACATCAACCACAACAAGAACCACAACAAGAACCACCACATCAACCACCACATCAACCACAACAAGAACCACCACATCAACCACCACATCAACCACAACAAGAACCACCACATCAACCACCACATCAACCACCACATCAACCACCACATCAACCACAACAAGAACCACCACATCAACCACCACATCAACCACAACAAGAACCACCACATCAACCACCACATCAACCACCACATCAACCACCACATCAACCACCACATCAACCACCACATCAACCACCACATCAACCACCACATCAACCACCACATCAACCACCACATCAACCACCACATCAACCACCACATCAACCACCACATCAACCACAAGCACAAAGACAAGAACAAGCACAAGCACAAAGACAAGAACAAGCACAAGCACAAAGACAAGAACAAGCACAAGCACAAAGACAAGAACAAGCACAAGCACAAAGACAAGAACAAGCACAAGCACAAAGACAAGAACAAGCACAAGCACAAAGACAAGAACAAGCACAAGCACAAAGACAAGAACAAGCACAAGCACAAAGACAAGAACAAGCACAAGCACAAAGACAAGAACAAGCACAAGCACAAAGACAAGAACAAGCACAAGCACAAAGACAAGAACAAGCACAAGCACAAAGACAAGAACAAGCACAAGCACAAAGACAAGAACAAGCACTACGAGAAGAAGTACAACAACAACAAGAAGAAGTACAACAACAACAAGAAGAAGTACAACAACAACCACATGAAGATATACAAATACACCAAGTAATACAACAACCACTACAACCACAACTGGAAGCACAGCATCTACGGCAACCAAAGGAAGATATACAAATACAACAAGTAATACAAAAACCATTACCACAACTGGAAGCACAGCATCTACGACAACCACAATCACAATAtacaaagaaaaataaaagcgATTCATATTGtgtatcaaaaaataaagaatataacTTCAATGATCCAAAATGTCAATTGAAATATGAGAAGAAATTCGAAAATCCAAAGGAAAATGACACTCAAGAGGAGCAAAAAGATCATGAAATAAATGAGAAGAATAATGAACAAAACAtcaatatacaaaataaagcGGATAAACCATCAAACCAAAGAGAGGAACCATCAGTTTCAAAAGGTGCACCAAAATTTTCAGGAAGTGAGCCAGAAAATAGTGGAAGATCCCAAGGAAAGTCTTTAAAACCACCAAAAGAAAATTTATCAATGGAATCGAAAGATCAAGCACTACTTAAAGACCTATATCAAGTACTTCCTCAAGcattaaaaaaacaacatCCCGAACTAGAAAAAAATCCACAGGCCAAAAAAAGTCCAGAACTACAAAATAAAGAGAATGAGACACAATCAAAACCACAAGATAAAGATCATGAGGCAGAACAAAAATCACATGATAAAGAAGATGTGGCACAAGAAAAATCACAAGATAAAGGGGACATAACACAATCTCCATCTACACAAAGAAAATCATTGACGAAACGTGAAACTACGAAAAAAAACACAGAAATggaatttttatatgatttgtATAAACAGtatttttcatctttttataaaaattgtactGATTATGGAAATCGTTTATATGAAACAGCATCAACTAGCTTAACAAAAGGTTACTCtgcatttaataattttgctAATGATTTAATTAATCAATCAAATAAAGTAAATGTTACATCACCGCCAATTGATAATAGCATTCAACTAAAAGATTCGAGAAATGATCCACCTTCCTCTGATGATACATCAGAAATGCTCTCGCCTCCGTCGAAGGAATCTATTGACAAAAAAACTGAAGGTGAAAACCACGAAACAAATTCTGAAGGTAAAATCCAAGAAACAATTTCTGAAGGTGGAAACCAAGAAAATAAATCTGAAGGTGGAATCCAAGGAAAAGAACCTGAAGGTGGAAACCAAGGAAAAGAACATGAAGGTAAAGGCAAAATAAGTGAAACGAAACAATCAACACCAATTCCAACTCCTGAAGAGCCATCAGACGATTCtatcaatataatacttGATCGAGGAATTGAAGAACCTCCTTCTGAAATGGAGGTGCAAAAAGGCATATTCGAAATAGGATTTTTAGATGTATTTAAAGGATAcaaattatttgtatatttagttataattattttcataccCATTATTTTAACACTTATGTATAgg GATTTGggaagagaaaaaaaaaaaaaaaaaaacataaaaaaggTTATAAAATTGtctgatgaaaataataccGAAATGTTGCAATACATTCCttga